In Embleya scabrispora, the DNA window AGGCCCAACAGGCCGTAGCCGCCACCCGCTTCCGCCGCCCAGGCGTCCTTGGCGAAGATCCGCCCGTTGCCGTCGTCCTCGACTTCCAGCCACGTCTCGCCGAACCGCACCTCGCACCGCCGGGCCCGGCTGTGCTTGATCACGTTGGTCACCCCTTCGCGGAGCACATGGGCGAACACGTCGCGCAGTTCGAAACGCACCACGTCGCCCGTCCCGGGCACGGTCGCGGAGATCCCGGCGGCGCGCAGCGCCAGTGCGGCGTTCGCCAACTCGTCGTCCAGGGACACCGACCGCGTGTCGAAGATCGTGCTGCGGATCTCCCGCATCGCCTTGCGGGACAGTTCCTCGATGTCCCGGACCTCCGTTCGTACGGAGTCCCGGTCCACGTCGCTCTCCAGCATCCTGCGCGCGACGCCCCCCTTGAGCGCGATCGTGGCCACCGTGTGTCCCAGCACGTCGTGCAGATCCCTGGCCAGCCGATTCCGCTCGTCCACCACCGACTGGTGGGCAATGACCGCCCGGGCGGCGCTCAACTGCGAGACGACCCGGGCGAGCAGGAACAACGACGAGAACGACAACGTCAGCAGCACCAGCAGCCAGGTCCCGTCCCAGTCGACCCGGCCGTCGACCACCCGGGTGGCGATCACCTGGGCCGACGCGACCCCGAGCCCGACCAATCGGCTCGCCCGGGCCGGCAGCAGCACGACCGCCGCCACGATCGCGTAGGCGAGGTGGACCAGCATCGTGACATCTCCCGTGACGACCGGCAGGGCCGAACCCACCACGAGGAGCCAGCCGACCATCAGGGAACGCCGCCACCGCGATTGCCGCTGCCCGACGTGTGTGACGACCAGGAAGCTCCCCGCGTAGAGCACGAGATCCGCGACCAGCAGCGGCCGGCGCAGCCCCGCCGATCTCCCCCCGTCCATGTGCACGGTGACGAGCGGCACCAGGACGATGAGGAGCACCACCAAAACGTGCCCCCGCAGCCGGGCCGGTCCGGACTGCTGCCACGCTCCCACGCCCTGTCCCTCGACGGGCCACTGCCGAGGTCCGAAGCGCGTCGATTCGACGTTCACAAGCCGGCCTTCCGGAAGCGCATGTCCATGATGCGTGTGACGAGCCATTGTGCTCCCACCCCCACTCGCCTCTCCCACGTCGCCGTCGGCGCCGCGCCTCAGAGCCAGCCGTATCCCTCCGCGATGCGGGCCGCCTCGGCACGGGTCCTGGCCGTGGTCTTGGCCATCGCGGACGAGACGTGGTTGCGCACGGTCCCCTCGGACAGGTGCAGCACCTGTGCGATGTCGGTGATCGTGCCGCCGTCGAGGGCCTGGGCGAGTACCTGCCGTTCCCGACCCGTGAGCGGGCTGGTGCCCGAGTGCCGGGCCTCCGACGCGAGGCCGGGGTCGATGACCCGCAGCCCCGCCGCGGCCCGGCGCACCGCGTCGACGAGGTGTTCGGGCGGCGCGTCCTTGACGACGAACCCGACCGCGCCCGCCGCCATGGCCCGGGTCAGGTATCCGGGACGGCCGAACGTCGTGCACACGACGACCTTGCAGGACGGCAGCAGCTCGCCGAGTTCGGCCGCCGCGGTCAGGCCGTCCTTGCCGGGCATCTGCACGTCCATCAGCGCCACGTCCGGACGGGTACGCAGCGCGGCGGGGCCGACCTCGTCCCCGCTGCCGACCTCGGCGACGACCTCGATGTCCGACTCCAGACGGAGCATCGAGACGAGTGCACCACGCACCAGGGCCTGATCGTCGGCCAGCAGAACCCTGATCACGCGAGTACTCCTCCAACGGTCCGGGCGGCCGGGCTCAGCGTACTGGCCGGGACACGGGCGCCGTCCCGGACAGCGCCTCGGGGTTCGGGGCCATTCGCGAACCGGCCGCGGGGGCGGCTTCGCACCGAGCCCCGTCCGTCCCGGCTCCGGCGTTCTCCGGCTCACCGCCCTCGGCGGCCTTCGCGTTGGTGTCTCGCAGCGGCACCTCACGAATCAACCAGGCGGCCGCGATGGTGAGGACTCCGATCACCGCGCCGCCGATCGCGACCGCGTGCAGCCCGCTGGTCATCCCGTCGGCGAAGGCGTCCCGTACCGGCGCGGGCAGCGCACGCAACCGCTCCGGGGTCAGGTTGTCGTCCACCGGCGCACCGCCTCCGCCGGATGCTCCGAGCCGGTCCGCGATCGTGTCCTCGACGGAACGGGTGAACAGCACACCGAGCAGCGCCACACCCAGCGAGGCGCCGATGAGCCGGGCCAGCGTGTTCGCGCCGTTCGCCGCGCCCATGTCGCGCACTTCCACGCTGTTCATGGTGATCACCACCGTGTTCTGGACCAGGCATCCCACGCCCAGCCCGATGACGGCGGTGAGCAGGGAGCCGACCAGGGTGTTCGTGCCGGACTCCAGGATCAGCAGGAGCAACATTCCGACCGTGATCAGCGCGCCGCCGAGGATCGGGAAGATCCGGTACCTGCCCCGCTTGGCGACGATGATCGCGGCGACGACCATCATGTCCACCATGCCCAGCATCATCGGCAGGAGCAGCAGGCCGCCCTTCGTCGACGAGGCATCCCGGGCGAACTGGGTGTACTGCGGCAGGAAGTTGGTCGCCGTGAACATGGCGGCGCCGCTGAGGAAGGCGAGCAGTTGGGCGATGACGAAGTTCCGGTCGCGGAACATGCGCGGCGGCATCAGCGGCTCGTCCACCCGCCGCTGGACGTACCCGAAGGCGACCGGCGCCACGAGCGAGACGAGCGCGAGGCCGACGATTTGGAACGAGCCCCACGCGTACTCCGTGCCGGCCCAACTCGTCAGCAGGTTCAGCGCCACGATGCCGACGGTCAGCAGCCCGGTGCCGACATAGTCGATCTTCGCTCGGGCGGTCGGGGTCGCGGTGTGGATGAACAGGCCGGTGAGGATCAGGGCCACGATCCCGATGGGCACGTTGACGTAGAACACCCAGCGCCAGTCGAAGTGATCGGTGAGGAAACCGCCGATCAGCGGGCCGCCCACGAAGGCGGCCGGCATCATCACCGCCATCATGCCCTGGATCTTGCCGCTCTGCCGGGGCGGCACCAGCTCGCCGATGATCGCCATGGCCCCGACCATCAGCCCACCGCCGCCCAGCCCTTGCAGGGCTCGGAAGCCGATGAGCTGGGCCATGTCCTGCGCCGCTCCGGAGAGGATCGACCCGGCGAGGAAGAGGGTGATCGACACCATGAAGACCCGCTTGCGGCCGTACAGGTCGCCGAGCTTGCCCCAGATCGCCGTGGATGCCGCGGTGGCGAGCAGATAGGCCGTGATCACCCAGGAGAGGTGATCCAGACCGCCCAGATCACCGACGATGGTGGGCAGTGAGGTGGCGATGATCAGGCTGTCGAGCATGGCGAGGAACATGCCGAGCATCAGCCCGCTGATGCCCACCCGGAAGAAGCGCCCGAGCACGGCGTCGTCTCCGCCGGCCGC includes these proteins:
- a CDS encoding sensor histidine kinase produces the protein MGAWQQSGPARLRGHVLVVLLIVLVPLVTVHMDGGRSAGLRRPLLVADLVLYAGSFLVVTHVGQRQSRWRRSLMVGWLLVVGSALPVVTGDVTMLVHLAYAIVAAVVLLPARASRLVGLGVASAQVIATRVVDGRVDWDGTWLLVLLTLSFSSLFLLARVVSQLSAARAVIAHQSVVDERNRLARDLHDVLGHTVATIALKGGVARRMLESDVDRDSVRTEVRDIEELSRKAMREIRSTIFDTRSVSLDDELANAALALRAAGISATVPGTGDVVRFELRDVFAHVLREGVTNVIKHSRARRCEVRFGETWLEVEDDGNGRIFAKDAWAAEAGGGYGLLGLAERLRAVGGNLTTGRVRTGGFLLRAEVENRPARPPAAA
- a CDS encoding response regulator transcription factor — protein: MIRVLLADDQALVRGALVSMLRLESDIEVVAEVGSGDEVGPAALRTRPDVALMDVQMPGKDGLTAAAELGELLPSCKVVVCTTFGRPGYLTRAMAAGAVGFVVKDAPPEHLVDAVRRAAAGLRVIDPGLASEARHSGTSPLTGRERQVLAQALDGGTITDIAQVLHLSEGTVRNHVSSAMAKTTARTRAEAARIAEGYGWL
- a CDS encoding MDR family MFS transporter, whose product is MPETETVEQSRGPSNAADAADAAGGDDAVLGRFFRVGISGLMLGMFLAMLDSLIIATSLPTIVGDLGGLDHLSWVITAYLLATAASTAIWGKLGDLYGRKRVFMVSITLFLAGSILSGAAQDMAQLIGFRALQGLGGGGLMVGAMAIIGELVPPRQSGKIQGMMAVMMPAAFVGGPLIGGFLTDHFDWRWVFYVNVPIGIVALILTGLFIHTATPTARAKIDYVGTGLLTVGIVALNLLTSWAGTEYAWGSFQIVGLALVSLVAPVAFGYVQRRVDEPLMPPRMFRDRNFVIAQLLAFLSGAAMFTATNFLPQYTQFARDASSTKGGLLLLPMMLGMVDMMVVAAIIVAKRGRYRIFPILGGALITVGMLLLLILESGTNTLVGSLLTAVIGLGVGCLVQNTVVITMNSVEVRDMGAANGANTLARLIGASLGVALLGVLFTRSVEDTIADRLGASGGGGAPVDDNLTPERLRALPAPVRDAFADGMTSGLHAVAIGGAVIGVLTIAAAWLIREVPLRDTNAKAAEGGEPENAGAGTDGARCEAAPAAGSRMAPNPEALSGTAPVSRPVR